One stretch of Miscanthus floridulus cultivar M001 chromosome 18, ASM1932011v1, whole genome shotgun sequence DNA includes these proteins:
- the LOC136522833 gene encoding (R)-mandelonitrile lyase-like encodes MAAIPARLHHHLVVLLLLVPSLTFAQSRAFGGPPPAYARYLVDAAATPAVELYDYIVVGGGTAGCPLAATLAGPGGGRVLLLERGGAPSEFPALATAGGFVRTLAMADPAPESDAPAQGFTSEDGVPNVRARVLGGGTAINAGFYSRAHPEWFRGHAEDAEVTNWDMPLVNASYEWVERLMTFQPAVHGWQAAVRAALLEANVTPWNGFTVDHVIGTKVGATTFDASGRRRSAADLLAFARPSRLRVAVRATVTRIITNPIDPAARRGRSPQPTIAAIGVVYQDRLLDQHQALLRPGGEVILSAGALGSPQLLLLSGIGPATDLSNLGIPVSADIPDAGKHMYDNPRNGISFIPSVPIDHSLIQVVGIPSANGTASYLEAASYIVPLAPELRSSSPFLGSSSPLYVTVATIMEKVPGPLSEGSLWLSSTNPLESPALRFNYLSHPEDLARCILGVRHVAEVLEGRALDGFRSAVGLTNRRGGSVRRDFRIVGTALPVDWRTNDRALANYCQQTVATLWHYHGGCVAGKVVDRNFRVIGARAIRVVDASTFSETPGTNPQATILMMGRYVGLKMIEERHSRRPVIPP; translated from the exons ATGGCCGCCATCCCCGCGCGGCTCCACCACcacctcgtcgtcctcctcctcctcgtgccgTCGCTCACCTTCGCTCAGTCCCGCGCTTTCGGAG GGCCGCCGCCGGCGTACGCGCGGTACCTGGTCGATGCGGCGGCGACGCCGGCGGTGGAGCTGTACGACTACATCGTCGTGGGCGGCGGCACGGCGGGCTGCCCGCTCGCGGCCACGCTGGCGGGGCCCGGCGGCGGGCGGGTGCTTCTGCTCGAGCGCGGCGGCGCGCCCAGCGAGTTCCCCGCGCTCGCCACGGCGGGCGGGTTCGTGAGGACGCTCGCCATGGCGGACCCGGCCCCGGAGTCCGACGCgccggcgcaggggttcacgtcgGAGGACGGCGTCCCTAACGTGCGCGCGCGCGTGCTCGGCGGCGGCACGGCCATCAACGCCGGGTTCTACTCGCGCGCGCACCCGGAATGGTTTCGCGGCCACGCCGAG GATGCTGAGGTGACCAATTGGGATATGCCGCTGGTGAATGCGTCATATGAGTGGGTGGAGAGGCTGATGACGTTCCAGCCGGCGGTGCATGGGTGGCAGGCGGCGGTGAGGGCGGCGCTGCTGGAAGCAAATGTGACTCCGTGGAACGGCTTCACGGTGGACCATGTCATTGGCACAAAGGTCGGCGCCACGACCTTTGATGCATCAGGTCGACGGCGCAGCGCTGCCGACCTCCTTGCGTTTGCCCGTCCTAGCCGTCTCCGGGTTGCCGTCCGTGCTACAGTTACTCGCATCATCACCAACCCGATTGACCCTG CTGCGCGCCGTGGAAGGTCTCCACAACCAACAATTGCAGCAATTGGTGTTGTTTACCAGGACCGTCTCCTCGATCAGCACCAAGCCCTCCTGCGCCCAGGTGGGGAGGTTATACTTTCAGCAGGTGCCCTGGGGAGTCCCCAATTGCTGCTGCTCAGTGGCATTGGCCCTGCTACTGATCTTTCCAACCTCGGTATCCCTGTTTCTGCTGACATCCCCGATGCCGGCAAACATATGTACGACAACCCTCGCAATGGCATCTCCTTCATCCCGTCAGTTCCTATTGATCACTCTCTTATTCAGGTCGTTGGCATCCCGTCAGCTAATGGAACTGCCTCATACCTTGAGGCAGCATCATACATTGTCCCACTTGCTCCAGAGTTGAGATCTTCTAGTCCTTTCCTTGGCTCGTCTTCTCCACTCTATGTTACTGTTGCAACTATCATGGAAAAGGTTCCTGGACCATTATCTGAAGGTTCACTATGGCTTTCATCAACGAATCCATTGGAGAGTCCTGCTCTGCGCTTCAACTACTTGAGCCATCCTGAGGACTTGGCACGATGTATCCTGGGTGTGCGTCATGTGGCAGAAGTGCTTGAGGGCAGAGCATTGGACGGATTTCGTTCAGCAGTTGGATTGACGAATAGAAGAGGAGGGTCTGTTAGGAGGGACTTCAGGATTGTTGGGACAGCACTGCCAGTTGACTGGAGAACAAACGATAGAGCTCTAGCAAACTACTGCCAGCAGACTGTGGCAACGTTATGGCATTATCATGGAGGGTGTGTCGCTGGGAAGGTGGTTGATAGGAATTTCCGGGTAATTGGTGCCCGTGCAATTCGTGTGGTGGATGCATCAACGTTCAGTGAGACACCTGGGACAAATCCTCAGGCTACAATCTTGATGATGGGCAG GTATGTGGGGCTGAAGATGATTGAGGAGAGACACAGTAGAAGGCCGGTTATACCGCCATAG